In the genome of Sander lucioperca isolate FBNREF2018 chromosome 18, SLUC_FBN_1.2, whole genome shotgun sequence, the window GATTCATTCATcattaatgatgatgatgagttcAGGTTTTAAGAGATTTACCATCTTTACTTCATTTGctctaaatgttttcttttgaaaattaGAAATGTGGCAGATTTGCACAGGATGAAGTTAACCATATATTTTTATACATAACAATCCAGtgtaaataacttttttttttttaatgtacaacCGAAACATGAGCACTCACTATAAAAGAAACAaggtagaaaaaaatatttcgtACCCGTAGAGATAGTAGAAGAATGACAGGAGGTAGAAAGCCAGTTTGCACCAGCCTTCTTTTTGACAGAAGGCCAGGATGTCAGCATTCATGATGGTTGTTGGGTCATAGAGTCCTGGACAGCTCATCACAGGTCTGCTCATATACCTGCAGCACAGTAACAAATGGGTGTGTTAAGTCCGATTACACTGTACTTTGTATGTTGTGAAAGCATCGGGTCCTGGCGTCAGGTAATACAGACTTAATGGTACTGAATTGTATCACTTTATAAACTTAAAATGTATTGATCAATGGTCACATACAATTGGTAACACAGCGTAGTGAAATTTGACTTCTGCATTTAACCTATCCTAAAGGAGCGGTGGGCTGCTGAAAGGCGCCCGGGGAGCAACGTTGGGTTCAGTGTCTCGTTCAAGGAGGACTTCAACATGTGGACAGGAGGAGCCGGGGATCAAACCGCCAACCTTGTGATTGAAGGATGACTGCGAGATACCCACCTCCAGACATGATAAGCCAGCAGTGGTAAGTTGAGACAGAGGGTGAGCCACTCAGCCGCACAGAAGAACAtcacacagaagaagaaatgGATGAGATACTCTGGAAGCACCAgctgaaaagagcaaaatttgaAGAAAATGTCAGAATCCACATGCACTGAGCAGTCAGTCCAACTCTATTTAGACAAATTCTTCAACTGTCAACACAAATTACTTAATAACCAAGTATGGTGTCACATGGAATAAATTATAAAGCTGGTCAGAAGACAATACAGTATAAAGTTACAAAGCCTCAAAGGCAATGAGGCCTTTTTACAAAGATATGCTGAGCTATTTAAAGAGccacagattttaaaaattgCAGTCAGCTCcacagagagtcagacaggaGTGAAATACTAATGAGCTCCAGTGAGCTGCTGATTTTAACAATGCATTTTTCTATGCACATGTTCTTAGATTTCTGCATGGTTCAGGCCCAGCTTGACTATTACTACACATTATTACATGTGCAGACAAATGCCATATGTACAGTAAGCTGTCGTACTGTTGGTAAAATACATGAACAGTGCTTTATCATGCACTGATCTGACACAATATGTAACACTAACAGGGTGAAAAATTAAGCCCTGCCACCTGCACGATTTGAGTGAACACTGTTCGACACGATTTGAACACTAACCCAAACTGACGGGGAAGAAAGACCCCACTTGGTTGACTTAAAACTCCCACAGTGAGGCTTATGCATTACTTTCAGATGTCCTCTATTTaatgtgccaaaaaaaaaaaatgtgtgactgTTTTTTTAGCCATGGAGCGAAATCATGTATTTAGCCTTTACCACAGACTTATAATTGTTGCAAATCATGCGAGTTGCTGGTACAATTTAGAAATCTACTAGACGTTGTTGCAAATGGATGGAAAAGGTTAATTTTCCACCCTGGTTATACGTCATGCATCATCAAGTCTGACCACAAGTAAAAGGGGAAACCCATCAACAACTTGCCCCGGGAGAATATTTGCACATCAACATCAACATATTTTGCAGTAAGGGCAAACTCACACATCATCCCACATCTTAAACAAACTGACGGGGCGACACACTGGAGTAGGACCATGCTGTGAGCACTAGCAGTGTTTATGCAGCAGCCTGCCTCAGGTTGACAGGGTTCGATGTGGTGCGGAGGTTCAGGGGGGCAGATGGAGGCACCACATGGAAGCCATGCATTCAAAAAGAGCAGAGGGCGGAAGGGTGGGGGCAACCAACAGCCCACAGATGGAAAGGTGAGGGGCGTGTAGGAAGGGGAAGGTGCAGGAGCGGAAGGAAGGGGGGGCTATAATGTGTTAAAACCCTGCACTGTGCTGCCAAATACAAAACAACTGATGTGACAATCCACACGCAAAAAGACTGGCCATGGTCAAAACTGAAGATAGTACTGTGGAGTGCATCATGGATTAAAGACAGAGAAATCTGTACTTTTACCTAAAATAACTCCTACTACTGAAATCACTAACCAATCGGTGATCTGAAATATTGCTGAGCTGGAGAGTGTTGGGATTCTGCAGCCAGCCATCTGTTCTGAACCCCAGGTGATGGAGGTTAGAGCCAACACTGAGCTCATACAGTAGCTTAGTTCTGCTAATTGCTGAATCAAACTGCAGCCTGCACTTCATAGAAAAGTGAAATAATATGTGATAATAAAAGGTTTAATTTAAAGCTGGAACATTAAATCAATTTCTTTCAACAAGCATTACCCTATACCATGATCCACAGCTCAAAGTATTCACAACTCAACAACTTTGCTACAAAATCCAATAACCTGATCTGACTTTACATGATTACCATGAATACtgtgatataaaaaactttgtcAGGACAGTGTATATGCCTGGTGTCATGTAACTGTTGTTTCAAACTCAAGACAAGTTTCCAGACAGTCTGAGTTTACTGAGAATTTACTGCCCCAGTAACTATAACACTATTTGCAAACAAAGGGTAGGTTGTAATAAAGATCATGCATGTTTTGAGCATTTGCAAGTCTTTTCAGTTAACAGCTACACTTTATCAATAACACTGAATATATCATCCCAGCTAACGTTGTCCACCATTACACACAGTGGCTCCTATACCTAAAAGCAGCTTAAGGCATAGTCAATTCAATTGATTAGATgaggtataaaaaaaagaatagaaagAACACTCCGTTATTTCAGTTAACGCTCATAcccttaaagctgcactttaaAAGGTTGCGAAAAAAGAACTAATCCACAACAGTGAAACAAGAACTAATCCACAACAGTTAAAAATgctaatattatatatatatatatatatatatatatatatatatatatatatatatatatatatatatatatatatatatatatatatatatatatatataacatgacAGTGAAAAATCTGAGGCACAGGTGGCATGTTGTCTAATCCCAGGCTAAACTCCGGCTTTAACTCTGAGATTAGTTAACTGAAAAGACGTTTGCAAACACTTCTCCGTGCAAAATGACAAGACTGCAGACTGAGTTGAACTGAGCGGGCATTTTAAAGATTGGTACAAACCTTTATTGCAATTTTGACTCTTTTAATCTTTTTGACCTTTTCAATTGTCTTTTTGCCGTtaacaaagtgtaaaaaaaaaaaaaaaagcagattaggaaaaacaaaacaaaaaggcgtTAGAGTTGGACAGCTGACAAGATCACTGAATTCATAACAGGCAGATTATTTAGCATAACAGTGCAGAGAaatgattgaaaaaaaacaaacaaacaggcagATAAAGTTATTCTAAACTAAATGAAAGACCTTTCAACAGAGCATTTCTGCATGCAGTCAAAGAGGCAGGAAGGTGCGTCAGGTACGGTGGGGTCACTTACCGGATTTAAAGTGTTACACTGATCTATAGGATTCTTGTAATCAGTCTTCAGCTCATCAAATGCTATTATCTGGGGGAACaagatgtaaaataaattaaatgtaaatgtacattttataatctttgcaaaaaaaaaaaaaaatgcaatttctcaGTTTGAATTGAGTCACTAAGATGGAACATTTACAGTGTTCCATTAATATGTCACTTTATTTTCATCCCACATCTTTTAAGAAGAGCAGCAAGTTCATATGAAACATTCTTTAACTGTACACTGTGCAATATTTCAAACAATCAACATGCACAGTATAATACCCCCCTCACAGAACAAAAGAATTCTGTCATGTATatgttgcttgtttttttctaatTGGCCGCATCTGATTATTTTTATCGTCAATCTTCCTTTTTTCAATTTACCAATTGTAATGTATTctacaaatgtcagaaaatagttaaAAATGCCCAGAGCCAAAGGTCTTCAAATTGTGCGTTTTGTGTGACCAACAGTCAACATTTGGGAGGCTGAAACCAAAGAATGCTTGGAAAAGATTATCAAAACTGAGTGAACTGTGTTATCGATTAATCAAGTACATGTTAAAGCATCACTGTCAAAGCACTATACTCTTTTTAGTCCTGCTGTTTACCATTGAAACGTTTACTGTTACATCAACGTAATGACATTTAATCGCATGTTCAGTTTTATTTCACGTCACATTTATTATTTGGAAATTTTGAgacattagaaaaaaaaaaaaaaaaaaaaaaaaaaatcaagaaaaaaagGTAACGTTATAGAACTCGTTTACTTACAACAACTGTATGGGATAATCATTAATAACGTTAACGTAACTTTTTGAGTCATGGCACGTTACCTAAAGTTCATACTACACCTCAGATGTGGACATTTTGACAATAAAACTAACGGTACTACAAAACAAAGACATGCGACATGTTGGGGACTGGTGACAGCAGCATCACAGAGCGGTTTGTCGTTCCAGGATTGGACGGTTAGGTTAGCTAGCTAAGCCTGCTAAGAAGCTGGCTAATTCATAGCGCAACACTAGCTAATCATTTGACATGTCTGACAAATTACTAGAAGTTTGCTATAATCACATTACGGTTAATACAAGGTGAACTATGGAAGGAGTTACATTAATACGACAAAACTGTGCTTGTCTTGGTGTTTTAActgttagctaactttagctccTAGCCAACGATTGCCATGTATTTATTTCCAAGGAAGGCGAAggcatgtcccgccctactctgcctctgattggcgtACCTTGACATTTTCTaccttaaccataaccaatcACGCTCCtattgcctaaacctaaccaacccaaccagagcagacaacgagtactagccaatcagagggagaGTATGAGGGGTCATGCCTTCCccatgccttcgccatcctatgATTCTTTTGGTCCAAAGGTTGGGTGTGTATGTGCCATTCAACGGATGCGTTCCCGTTATTATCAGACATCGATGGCGTTCCATGTTACGTATACCGAGCACTGAGTTTGCGGTAGTTTCTCTGGAGTTAGCTTGGATACgttctgtccatagacagtatataggTTATGCCCAGATGTTGCCAAGATCCGCAGCGAGCGACGTAAACACTACATCCGTGCATAGAACCCCCTAACACGTCCCGGCTATTTAGCCACAAAGCTGGCCTAGCGTTAGCTGGTCTCTGCCAGCCTTCCTCGCTCTTTCGCCTACTTTTATCCGCGCCGTTGGGAGTGGCAGCCCAACAGTCCTACCTAAAGTTGTCCAAATGTGTACTTACATGCCAGATAGCAAAGAAGATAAGCGCCGCCGTGAGCAGCAGAGCGAGCATATAACAAAAGGCCGCGAATGTGAACGCCATTTTTTCTCCGGTTCTGCTAGTATGTTCCTGGCTCGGTCGGCGGGTGATGCAGGCAGCTTCGCAACCGATTTGAGATTTGTCTTCTTCTTCAGTGAGTGTTTAGTTAGCTTATATCCTTGTTGTTGCATTACTGCCATCTTCTGGAGTAATGTATATCCTTCAGTGTTTCACTGGTTCTTACCATCAGTTTTCCTAAAATGTCTTATGGGTAGTTTCAATaatttgcaaagaaactcccgcaCACTAGTGTCAAACTTGCTAAAATAAATGCTATAGCTGGCAACGTTTCGGTACTACACCATCATCAAGCTAGTACCGAAACGGTATCTAACGCCCCCTAAGACGCACCTGTCTCACGTTATAGATGTGCGAAGTATTTAacatttttgcttgttttattAGGGTATGTCCTTTTCACTTCGAAGCTTTGTTTTAAAAACTCCTAACggcatattttgtttttgtttgttatacTAAATGATCTactgtacacattttaatatacaAATTAAATGCAGGCTGTAAGTCTAAGTAAGCTATATAAACTGTACATAGGCGTGCATGctataaaacatttattatgttatttattcattctgAAAAATAGTGTAGCTCTTGCCATACTGTATGCACATCATACATGTCAGTCTGAAAACAGCAGTCCCCAGGAACCCGCGGGTTAAACATCACTGTCATTTTATTTGGATGATAGGACAAGACACTTTATAAAGTATGGGAAAATACAAATATCTCAAGTTTCACTGATGCCATGAGGCAGCTTGTAATGATACATGTCTCAGGTGTTTTTCTTAAAAAGGACAGAAAATAGAATAGTAAGCATTTGATCAGAGAGGATACCAAGAGCTGAACAACACATTTGCAAGTTAAAGTAAAAAACTCAAGAGGCAAAATATACAACAGTTCACCAATTATGGATGGAAAACTACTAGATCCACAGGACATAACCAGATACATGGCTGAATACCAAAGGGAACTCTAAGTTAAGTAGATCATATATTCGGAAAATTGATTTTGATACATGATTCATGGACAGCTATTACAACCCATTTCCATGAAAAATGGCATAAGCAGAGGGTTTCTTCAACGAGTACTGTCAGCACAGCAGTATGTAAATATTTCAGATAGAGTAAGAACACAGCTGAGACCAGATGTTTGAGATGCAAATGTTGCCCCTTTTTTAGGAATTTGTAAGCAAATAAATTCAGTCTAATAAAATTAACTTAATATTGTAAAATGCATGCAACAGAGCAGCATATGACACCCGTTCAGACATACATTAAAGCATGCACGTCTTTTACAGTAGCTCTCCACATTAGAGGTTTTAAAAATTTCGTTTTAAAAAGATAACAGCTGAATATGTTTTCATATTCAAACTGAAATCAGTACATTgcacatttcaaattaaatataaagACAGACATCCTTGATTTCAGATTGACTGtgcatttttgaaaatttacAGCGAGATTTGAAAGGGTTTTGCAGGTTGTAGGGTCTTAAAACTTCCTTTACCCAAATAAGAGCATACAACCTCAGCTTAAGTAAGAACAGAAACTTTTAAAAACATGAGAATCACCCACGTTGAAGTTATGTTTTTACAGCAGCATAACACTGACTAATCTCAAGCTGACAGTGTAAACGTTAGCTTTGATGGAATCAGTAAACAGCAAAACAAGTGATTACAGTTATACCCCATTGTTCCTGTTGTATTAAATCCTGCCCTGACAAATCGTTAATGATTAATGtcaaacattttacacaaacaGATGACTTACATGAAATGGTGTGATTGTGCATACCTATCTTTGAGTCAGATCTCTACCAAGTtcacatttaaatacaaaacaaaagatCCTGTCTTCTGGATTTTACAGATCTGAAAGTTAGAGGAAAAAAACTAGTGTCTTAAAAAACCCCATCATAATCCCCCAACAAAGCTTTTCCAACCTtctattttttccccaaaacatatttgtgtcacattctcattttgGCCAGATGATTGTTTAAAGAGAGACGTAAATAtggcaaaatgaaaaaaattaagaaaagacATTGGTATGGTAGACTTAGCAGTATGACATCATACATTACTGTGTGGTGATTTCCTGCCTTGGGGCTTTAAATCAGCCACAATGCTCCCTTATCCGTTTCCAAAGTAGGAGTTTCTCAATGAGAGATGACACTGATGAGCGAACATGTGGAATTCATTTGTGCCTATTATTCTTTACTAGGGTCAGACCAATAGAGCTGATATTAAGCTTTTATTAAGAATCAGAAATCTGCCACTGAAGTCATCCACCacatacatatctatatatatatatatatatatatatataaatataaaatggacATTTCCCTACATAAACCAGCCTGTAGCACCAgcaatacaattttattttctttgcctgTTTATAGTACATTTTATGTAGCTTTAACTATTTAAGCTTGGTCGACTAATTCTTGAAGTATTAGCAACTGGTTTGGCGTTTTAGTGTGTTGGACTGGTTTAAATGCTGTTTTAGAGGATCTTCAGCAGGAAACGAGGAAGAGCTGTCACGCTTGGGCATGAACAACGAAGAATACAGATCAAACCTAACTGTTGTAGCGTAATATTGGCAAGAAATATGAGCTGCTGGCACATTCAGTAAAATATCAGTATCAGCCTTCAAAAAGCTATATTGGTTAAACCCTGTTCTGTATGGAAGGCATTTTCCATCCAGAACTGCCCCGATGCTGTCCCTTACCTACCAAGTCTAAATATGAAGCACAACTGGCATTTGGAGAAGTCACAGCCGTCATTCTCAAGGCTGTGTCTACCACTAAGCAATCAAAGTGGCTTTACATCAGAATGAAGCGCAACGTTCAAAAACACTAATAACGGCAATAGCTATAATGCACAATGTTAGCTAACAATCGCCGTAAAGACACAGTGACCCACTTATAGAGAGTAGCCCAGTAGATTACTGACGTGGTCGCCAGAGACGGAGGTTAGTCCTAAGTAATAAATTGTTCAGTTTGGAATGTTTCAGTGGAAATATTGTTTTCAGTAGTGGGATATCGTTGTAACAAATATGCAGGTCAAAGGCAGAGTACAGCTTTACCCATGAGTCACACTGTTTTCTCTCTAAACAGATACAAAGATGTGATCTGAGGATGGACTGAAGCACCACTCGAGGGCTTCTGCCAGCTTGTTCACGTGCACAGGAGACAGTACAACACATTACATATAATATCTTAGGAATGCCTCTTGTCAAATGGTCTTAGTGTTATTGTCCTTTTGTAGACTGGAGTGATTACAGTTTGTTACCTAAATTACAATCTAAATTAATACTGAAGGAGAGACTGACTAAAGCTGAACTCTAAATTGTTCTCTGAATTGTAACTATGATTGTTCATGTGTTTTGGCAGGAAGTTTGTTTTTCACAACAAAAGGAAACTGCTATAAAGTATATGCTTACATAACCCTACATACACcaggaaaaaaattataatccAAAAGTAAAGCTCCCtcaaattatgaaaaaagtatta includes:
- the cnih1 gene encoding protein cornichon homolog 1 isoform X2; its protein translation is MAFTFAAFCYMLALLLTAALIFFAIWHIIAFDELKTDYKNPIDQCNTLNPLVLPEYLIHFFFCVMFFCAAEWLTLCLNLPLLAYHVWRYMSRPVMSCPGLYDPTTIMNADILAFCQKEGWCKLAFYLLSFFYYLYGMIYVLVSS
- the cnih1 gene encoding protein cornichon homolog 1 isoform X1, which gives rise to MAFTFAAFCYMLALLLTAALIFFAIWHIIAFDELKTDYKNPIDQCNTLNPTIEKVKKIKRVKIAIKLVLPEYLIHFFFCVMFFCAAEWLTLCLNLPLLAYHVWRYMSRPVMSCPGLYDPTTIMNADILAFCQKEGWCKLAFYLLSFFYYLYGMIYVLVSS